The Syngnathus typhle isolate RoL2023-S1 ecotype Sweden linkage group LG16, RoL_Styp_1.0, whole genome shotgun sequence genome includes a region encoding these proteins:
- the LOC133169463 gene encoding apoptosis-stimulating of p53 protein 1-like isoform X3: protein MLPVILTVYLNDTQQMLTEVPVTPATRVGDVVEYCKEAGEGECHLAEKWNGHERVLPQQLLLLDLLQQWGARRPEVSFYLRHCPSLPRGSLQPLATTWTMEAPERKNTSVPRVELTLSELQEMATRQQQQMDAHQQMLVAKEQRLRYLQQGGPSNQGQTQSEAEKVQRLKERVECQEAKLKKIRAMRGQVDYSKLINGNLSAEIEHVSSLFQEKQAELQSAVSRVDQLTQQLEDLRNGRLQLHSIASQQGAPNRGAGAKAPAPPPPSGPAALELRKLYQELQARNRHNLEQSGKLAHNKEVLNKRNAQVTVMDRRIGELRERLQKKRAQLSRMNGGGPPSPPNATARPSGGVSGRVAAVCPYIQAAPAEAGGKLLPDAKVSHTRSLSANEASWPTIGKHWRSNSAEQHLPCRYGTYPSSSCSSSSHHHHQTAGNQRSTSSLPRSAPGTLGWPRPSAAAAAASSSSTSSSSSSQQIQQRIAVPPNSNQGSQPLASQSERTDPPPPAVAVRPYVPEHASRPQSPRKGPASMNSSSIYSMYLQQPQAKNYGSLSNRSAATVKAVYGKPILPTSSASPSPLPFLHAGIKTEDKEVGGGGGEPGGDGPILPPPSVDNIPRPLSPTKLTPVAHSAQLRYQNDADLEVLRRRLSNAPRPLKKRSSITEPEGPQGPNIQKLLYQRFNTLAGGMEGGSASTFYQPDMDAIHSAEGDVEAGEKHAGLSSEDAEVQNLNLDRRRLSPPAAAAATETAAVGEESKKVSPSPQSHLPSTPNKWEDQNNNNESGSCWAHGVTSRASPSPSPPPGPPSRPKVKRSNLKKPSSERTGHGLRVKFNPLALLLDASLEGEFDLVQRIIYEVENPSMPNDEGITPLHNAVCAGHHHIVKFLLDFGVNVNAADSDGWTPLHCAASCNSVHLCKMLVESGTAIFAQTISDVETAADKCEEMEEGYAQCSQFLYGVQEKLGVMNKGSVYALWDYTAQRPDELTFGEGDALTVLRRRDDTETEWWWARLDDGEGYVPRNLLGLYPRIKPRQRSLA, encoded by the exons ATGTTGCCG GTGATCCTGACGGTTTACCTGAACGACACGCAACAGATGCTGACCGAGGTCCCGGTTACTCCTGCAACCAGAGTTGGAGATGTGGTGGAATACTGCAAAGAGGCAGGCGAAGGAGAGTGCCACTTAgctgaaaagtggaatggacaCG AACGAGTTCTCCCTCAGCAATTGTTACTCTTGGACCTCCTTCAGCAGTGGGGAGCAAGGAGGCCAGAGGTCAGCTTCTACCTGCGACACTGTCcttccttgccacgag GAAGTCTGCAGCCTTTGGCGACAACTTGGACCATGGAAGCTCCAGAGCGCAAGAACACCAGT GTTCCCCGTGTGGAACTCACCCTGTCTGAGCTCCAGGAAATGGCCACAAGACAACAGCAACAGATGGACGCTCACCAACAGATGTTGGTCGCCAAG GAGCAAAGGCTGAGGTATCTTCAACAGGGAGGCCCATCCAACCAGGGGCAGACACAG TCGGAAGCTGAGAAAGTGCAGCGCTTAAAGGAGCGAGTGGAGTGTCAGGAGGCCAAGCTGAAGAAGATTCGAGCCATGAGAGGGCAAGTGGACTACAGCAAACTGATCAATGGGAACCTCT CGGCGGAGATCGAGCACGTGAGCAGCCTGTTTCAGGAGAAGCAGGCTGAGCTGCAGTCTGCCGTGAGCCGGGTTGACCAG CTGACCCAACAGCTGGAGGATCTGAGGAATGGACGCCTGCAGCTGCATTCTATTGCCTCCCAGCAGGGGGCGCCCAACAGGGGCGCTGGAGCGAAAGcgccagcgccgccgccgccctctGGCCCTGCTGCCTTAGAACTGAGGAAGCTCTACCAAGAGCTGCAG GCTCGCAACCGTCACAACCTGGAGCAGAGTGGCAAGCTCGCGCACAACAAGGAGGTGCTGAACAAGAGGAATGCTCAGGTGACCGTGATGGATCGACGTATCGGAGAGCTGAGGGAGCGACTGCAGAAGAAGAGAGCCCAA TTGAGCCGTATGAATGGCGGAggccctccttctcctccaaaTGCCACCGCTCGACCGAGCGGCGGCGTGTCGGGCCGAGTGGCCGCCGTGTGCCCTTACATCCAAGCTGCTCCGGCTGAGGCGGGCGGCAAGCTGTTACCTGACGCCAAAGTCAGTCACACGCGCTCCCTTTCGG CTAATGAAGCATCGTGGCCTACCATTGGTAAACATTGGAGGAGCAACAGTGCAGAACAG cATCTCCCTTGCCGTTACGGCACCTACcccagcagcagctgcagcagcagcagccaccaccaccaccagacaGCTGGGAATCAGCGTTCCACCAGCTCCCTGCCTCGATCGGCTCCCGGCACATTGGGATGGCCCCGGCCcagcgctgccgccgccgccgcctcatcttcttcaacctcctcctcctcctcctcacagcAAATCCAACAACGCATTGCCGTCCCTCCAAATTCAAACCAAG GCTCGCAGCCCTTGGCATCTCAGAGCGAGCGGACGGATCCCCCCCCTCCGGCGGTGGCCGTACGTCCTTACGTACCCGAGCACGCGTCCAGACCGCAGTCTCCTCGAAAGGGCCCCGCCTCCATGAACAGCAGCTCCATCTACAGCATGTACCTTCAGCAGCCTCAGGCCAAGAACTACGGCTCGCTCAGCAACAGGAGCGCCGCCACGGTGAAAGCGG TCTACGGGAAACCCATCCTGCCCACTTCCTCGGCGTCTCCGTCCCCTCTTCCTTTTCTCCACGCAGGAATAAAGACAGAAGACAAGGaggttggaggaggaggaggagagcccGGCGGCGATGGGCCAATCCTACCTCCTCCCAGCGTGGACAACATTCCCCGTCCTCTCAGTCCGACGAAGCTCACTCCAGTTG CCCACTCGGCTCAACTGCGCTACCAAAATGACGCTGATCTGGAAGTCCTCCGGCGTCGTCTGAGCAATGCTCCGCGCCCTCTGAAAAAACGAAGTTCCATTACGGAACCTGAGGGCCCGCAAGGGCCAAACATTCAAAAACTACTGTACCAGAG GTTTAACACTTTGGCAGGAGGCATGGAAGGGGGCTCAG CCAGTACTTTCTACCAGCCCGACATGGACGCGATCCACTCAGCCGAGGGGGATGTGGAAGCAGGTGAAAAGCATGCCGGCTTGTCATCAGAGGACGCAGAAGTTCAGAACTTGAACTTGGACCGGCGGCGCTTATcgccccccgccgccgccgccgccactgaGACGGCCGCGGTGGGAGAGGAGAGCAAGAAGGTCTCTCCGTCTCCACAAAGCCACCTTCCCTCGACCCCCAATAAATGGGAAGATCAGAACAATAACAATGAGAGCGGTTCTTGTTGGGCCCACGGCGTGACGAGTCGGGCCTCACCTTCGCCCTCACCGCCGCCCGGCCCGCCTTCAAGGCCCAAG GTGAAGCGAAGCAATTTGAAAAAGCCGTCATCGGAGCGCACGGGCCACGGTCTGAGAGTCAAGTTCAACCCCCTGGCTCTGCTGCTCGATGCGTCCTTAGAAGGAGAGTTTGATCTGGTGCAGAGAATTATCTACGAG GTGGAAAATCCCAGTATGCCAAACGATGAAGGCATTACTCCGCTTCACAACGCTGTGTGTGCTGGCCACCACCACATTGTCAAGTTCCTGCTGGACTTTGGAGTCAATGTCAATGCAGCGGACAGTGATGGATG GACGCCTCTGCACTGTGCCGCTTCGTGTAACAGCGTCCACCTGTGTAAAATGCTGGTGGAATCAGGGACAGCCATTTTTGCCCAAACAATCAGTGACGTTGAAACGGCAGCAGACAAATGTGAAGAAATGGAAGAAGGTTACGCGCAGTGTTCGCAGTTCCTTTACG GTGTCCAGGAGAAGTTGGGTGTGATGAACAAAGGCTCGGTGTACGCGTTGTGGGACTACACGGCCCAGCGGCCCGACGAACTGACCTTCGGCGAGGGCGACGCCCTGACCGTGCTGCGACGGCGCGACGACACCGAGACAGAGTGGTGGTGGGCTCGACTGGACGACGGCGAGGGATACGTTCCCAGGAACCTGCTCGGG CTATATCCAAGGATCAAACCCAGACAACGCTCCCTGGCCTAA
- the LOC133169463 gene encoding apoptosis-stimulating of p53 protein 1-like isoform X1, translating into MLPVILTVYLNDTQQMLTEVPVTPATRVGDVVEYCKEAGEGECHLAEKWNGHERVLPQQLLLLDLLQQWGARRPEVSFYLRHCPSLPRGSLQPLATTWTMEAPERKNTSVPRVELTLSELQEMATRQQQQMDAHQQMLVAKEQRLRYLQQGGPSNQGQTQSEAEKVQRLKERVECQEAKLKKIRAMRGQVDYSKLINGNLSAEIEHVSSLFQEKQAELQSAVSRVDQLTQQLEDLRNGRLQLHSIASQQGAPNRGAGAKAPAPPPPSGPAALELRKLYQELQARNRHNLEQSGKLAHNKEVLNKRNAQVTVMDRRIGELRERLQKKRAQLSRMNGGGPPSPPNATARPSGGVSGRVAAVCPYIQAAPAEAGGKLLPDAKVSHTRSLSDENKSGIRKPPSQWKVSDLDTVLSQPNDLCGGAPESPQGDKGNNTNEASWPTIGKHWRSNSAEQHLPCRYGTYPSSSCSSSSHHHHQTAGNQRSTSSLPRSAPGTLGWPRPSAAAAAASSSSTSSSSSSQQIQQRIAVPPNSNQGSQPLASQSERTDPPPPAVAVRPYVPEHASRPQSPRKGPASMNSSSIYSMYLQQPQAKNYGSLSNRSAATVKAVYGKPILPTSSASPSPLPFLHAGIKTEDKEVGGGGGEPGGDGPILPPPSVDNIPRPLSPTKLTPVAHSAQLRYQNDADLEVLRRRLSNAPRPLKKRSSITEPEGPQGPNIQKLLYQRFNTLAGGMEGGSASTFYQPDMDAIHSAEGDVEAGEKHAGLSSEDAEVQNLNLDRRRLSPPAAAAATETAAVGEESKKVSPSPQSHLPSTPNKWEDQNNNNESGSCWAHGVTSRASPSPSPPPGPPSRPKVKRSNLKKPSSERTGHGLRVKFNPLALLLDASLEGEFDLVQRIIYEVENPSMPNDEGITPLHNAVCAGHHHIVKFLLDFGVNVNAADSDGWTPLHCAASCNSVHLCKMLVESGTAIFAQTISDVETAADKCEEMEEGYAQCSQFLYGVQEKLGVMNKGSVYALWDYTAQRPDELTFGEGDALTVLRRRDDTETEWWWARLDDGEGYVPRNLLGLYPRIKPRQRSLA; encoded by the exons ATGTTGCCG GTGATCCTGACGGTTTACCTGAACGACACGCAACAGATGCTGACCGAGGTCCCGGTTACTCCTGCAACCAGAGTTGGAGATGTGGTGGAATACTGCAAAGAGGCAGGCGAAGGAGAGTGCCACTTAgctgaaaagtggaatggacaCG AACGAGTTCTCCCTCAGCAATTGTTACTCTTGGACCTCCTTCAGCAGTGGGGAGCAAGGAGGCCAGAGGTCAGCTTCTACCTGCGACACTGTCcttccttgccacgag GAAGTCTGCAGCCTTTGGCGACAACTTGGACCATGGAAGCTCCAGAGCGCAAGAACACCAGT GTTCCCCGTGTGGAACTCACCCTGTCTGAGCTCCAGGAAATGGCCACAAGACAACAGCAACAGATGGACGCTCACCAACAGATGTTGGTCGCCAAG GAGCAAAGGCTGAGGTATCTTCAACAGGGAGGCCCATCCAACCAGGGGCAGACACAG TCGGAAGCTGAGAAAGTGCAGCGCTTAAAGGAGCGAGTGGAGTGTCAGGAGGCCAAGCTGAAGAAGATTCGAGCCATGAGAGGGCAAGTGGACTACAGCAAACTGATCAATGGGAACCTCT CGGCGGAGATCGAGCACGTGAGCAGCCTGTTTCAGGAGAAGCAGGCTGAGCTGCAGTCTGCCGTGAGCCGGGTTGACCAG CTGACCCAACAGCTGGAGGATCTGAGGAATGGACGCCTGCAGCTGCATTCTATTGCCTCCCAGCAGGGGGCGCCCAACAGGGGCGCTGGAGCGAAAGcgccagcgccgccgccgccctctGGCCCTGCTGCCTTAGAACTGAGGAAGCTCTACCAAGAGCTGCAG GCTCGCAACCGTCACAACCTGGAGCAGAGTGGCAAGCTCGCGCACAACAAGGAGGTGCTGAACAAGAGGAATGCTCAGGTGACCGTGATGGATCGACGTATCGGAGAGCTGAGGGAGCGACTGCAGAAGAAGAGAGCCCAA TTGAGCCGTATGAATGGCGGAggccctccttctcctccaaaTGCCACCGCTCGACCGAGCGGCGGCGTGTCGGGCCGAGTGGCCGCCGTGTGCCCTTACATCCAAGCTGCTCCGGCTGAGGCGGGCGGCAAGCTGTTACCTGACGCCAAAGTCAGTCACACGCGCTCCCTTTCGG ACGAGAACAAGAGTGGCATCAGGAAGCCTCCCAGCCAATGGAAAGTGTCCGATTTAGACACGGTCCTGTCGCAGCCAAATGACTTATGTGGGGGGGCTCCCGAATCTCCCCAGGGGGACAAAGGGAACAACA CTAATGAAGCATCGTGGCCTACCATTGGTAAACATTGGAGGAGCAACAGTGCAGAACAG cATCTCCCTTGCCGTTACGGCACCTACcccagcagcagctgcagcagcagcagccaccaccaccaccagacaGCTGGGAATCAGCGTTCCACCAGCTCCCTGCCTCGATCGGCTCCCGGCACATTGGGATGGCCCCGGCCcagcgctgccgccgccgccgcctcatcttcttcaacctcctcctcctcctcctcacagcAAATCCAACAACGCATTGCCGTCCCTCCAAATTCAAACCAAG GCTCGCAGCCCTTGGCATCTCAGAGCGAGCGGACGGATCCCCCCCCTCCGGCGGTGGCCGTACGTCCTTACGTACCCGAGCACGCGTCCAGACCGCAGTCTCCTCGAAAGGGCCCCGCCTCCATGAACAGCAGCTCCATCTACAGCATGTACCTTCAGCAGCCTCAGGCCAAGAACTACGGCTCGCTCAGCAACAGGAGCGCCGCCACGGTGAAAGCGG TCTACGGGAAACCCATCCTGCCCACTTCCTCGGCGTCTCCGTCCCCTCTTCCTTTTCTCCACGCAGGAATAAAGACAGAAGACAAGGaggttggaggaggaggaggagagcccGGCGGCGATGGGCCAATCCTACCTCCTCCCAGCGTGGACAACATTCCCCGTCCTCTCAGTCCGACGAAGCTCACTCCAGTTG CCCACTCGGCTCAACTGCGCTACCAAAATGACGCTGATCTGGAAGTCCTCCGGCGTCGTCTGAGCAATGCTCCGCGCCCTCTGAAAAAACGAAGTTCCATTACGGAACCTGAGGGCCCGCAAGGGCCAAACATTCAAAAACTACTGTACCAGAG GTTTAACACTTTGGCAGGAGGCATGGAAGGGGGCTCAG CCAGTACTTTCTACCAGCCCGACATGGACGCGATCCACTCAGCCGAGGGGGATGTGGAAGCAGGTGAAAAGCATGCCGGCTTGTCATCAGAGGACGCAGAAGTTCAGAACTTGAACTTGGACCGGCGGCGCTTATcgccccccgccgccgccgccgccactgaGACGGCCGCGGTGGGAGAGGAGAGCAAGAAGGTCTCTCCGTCTCCACAAAGCCACCTTCCCTCGACCCCCAATAAATGGGAAGATCAGAACAATAACAATGAGAGCGGTTCTTGTTGGGCCCACGGCGTGACGAGTCGGGCCTCACCTTCGCCCTCACCGCCGCCCGGCCCGCCTTCAAGGCCCAAG GTGAAGCGAAGCAATTTGAAAAAGCCGTCATCGGAGCGCACGGGCCACGGTCTGAGAGTCAAGTTCAACCCCCTGGCTCTGCTGCTCGATGCGTCCTTAGAAGGAGAGTTTGATCTGGTGCAGAGAATTATCTACGAG GTGGAAAATCCCAGTATGCCAAACGATGAAGGCATTACTCCGCTTCACAACGCTGTGTGTGCTGGCCACCACCACATTGTCAAGTTCCTGCTGGACTTTGGAGTCAATGTCAATGCAGCGGACAGTGATGGATG GACGCCTCTGCACTGTGCCGCTTCGTGTAACAGCGTCCACCTGTGTAAAATGCTGGTGGAATCAGGGACAGCCATTTTTGCCCAAACAATCAGTGACGTTGAAACGGCAGCAGACAAATGTGAAGAAATGGAAGAAGGTTACGCGCAGTGTTCGCAGTTCCTTTACG GTGTCCAGGAGAAGTTGGGTGTGATGAACAAAGGCTCGGTGTACGCGTTGTGGGACTACACGGCCCAGCGGCCCGACGAACTGACCTTCGGCGAGGGCGACGCCCTGACCGTGCTGCGACGGCGCGACGACACCGAGACAGAGTGGTGGTGGGCTCGACTGGACGACGGCGAGGGATACGTTCCCAGGAACCTGCTCGGG CTATATCCAAGGATCAAACCCAGACAACGCTCCCTGGCCTAA
- the LOC133169463 gene encoding apoptosis-stimulating of p53 protein 1-like isoform X2 produces MLPVILTVYLNDTQQMLTEVPVTPATRVGDVVEYCKEAGEGECHLAEKWNGHERVLPQQLLLLDLLQQWGARRPEVSFYLRHCPSLPRGSLQPLATTWTMEAPERKNTSVPRVELTLSELQEMATRQQQQMDAHQQMLVAKSEAEKVQRLKERVECQEAKLKKIRAMRGQVDYSKLINGNLSAEIEHVSSLFQEKQAELQSAVSRVDQLTQQLEDLRNGRLQLHSIASQQGAPNRGAGAKAPAPPPPSGPAALELRKLYQELQARNRHNLEQSGKLAHNKEVLNKRNAQVTVMDRRIGELRERLQKKRAQLSRMNGGGPPSPPNATARPSGGVSGRVAAVCPYIQAAPAEAGGKLLPDAKVSHTRSLSDENKSGIRKPPSQWKVSDLDTVLSQPNDLCGGAPESPQGDKGNNTNEASWPTIGKHWRSNSAEQHLPCRYGTYPSSSCSSSSHHHHQTAGNQRSTSSLPRSAPGTLGWPRPSAAAAAASSSSTSSSSSSQQIQQRIAVPPNSNQGSQPLASQSERTDPPPPAVAVRPYVPEHASRPQSPRKGPASMNSSSIYSMYLQQPQAKNYGSLSNRSAATVKAVYGKPILPTSSASPSPLPFLHAGIKTEDKEVGGGGGEPGGDGPILPPPSVDNIPRPLSPTKLTPVAHSAQLRYQNDADLEVLRRRLSNAPRPLKKRSSITEPEGPQGPNIQKLLYQRFNTLAGGMEGGSASTFYQPDMDAIHSAEGDVEAGEKHAGLSSEDAEVQNLNLDRRRLSPPAAAAATETAAVGEESKKVSPSPQSHLPSTPNKWEDQNNNNESGSCWAHGVTSRASPSPSPPPGPPSRPKVKRSNLKKPSSERTGHGLRVKFNPLALLLDASLEGEFDLVQRIIYEVENPSMPNDEGITPLHNAVCAGHHHIVKFLLDFGVNVNAADSDGWTPLHCAASCNSVHLCKMLVESGTAIFAQTISDVETAADKCEEMEEGYAQCSQFLYGVQEKLGVMNKGSVYALWDYTAQRPDELTFGEGDALTVLRRRDDTETEWWWARLDDGEGYVPRNLLGLYPRIKPRQRSLA; encoded by the exons ATGTTGCCG GTGATCCTGACGGTTTACCTGAACGACACGCAACAGATGCTGACCGAGGTCCCGGTTACTCCTGCAACCAGAGTTGGAGATGTGGTGGAATACTGCAAAGAGGCAGGCGAAGGAGAGTGCCACTTAgctgaaaagtggaatggacaCG AACGAGTTCTCCCTCAGCAATTGTTACTCTTGGACCTCCTTCAGCAGTGGGGAGCAAGGAGGCCAGAGGTCAGCTTCTACCTGCGACACTGTCcttccttgccacgag GAAGTCTGCAGCCTTTGGCGACAACTTGGACCATGGAAGCTCCAGAGCGCAAGAACACCAGT GTTCCCCGTGTGGAACTCACCCTGTCTGAGCTCCAGGAAATGGCCACAAGACAACAGCAACAGATGGACGCTCACCAACAGATGTTGGTCGCCAAG TCGGAAGCTGAGAAAGTGCAGCGCTTAAAGGAGCGAGTGGAGTGTCAGGAGGCCAAGCTGAAGAAGATTCGAGCCATGAGAGGGCAAGTGGACTACAGCAAACTGATCAATGGGAACCTCT CGGCGGAGATCGAGCACGTGAGCAGCCTGTTTCAGGAGAAGCAGGCTGAGCTGCAGTCTGCCGTGAGCCGGGTTGACCAG CTGACCCAACAGCTGGAGGATCTGAGGAATGGACGCCTGCAGCTGCATTCTATTGCCTCCCAGCAGGGGGCGCCCAACAGGGGCGCTGGAGCGAAAGcgccagcgccgccgccgccctctGGCCCTGCTGCCTTAGAACTGAGGAAGCTCTACCAAGAGCTGCAG GCTCGCAACCGTCACAACCTGGAGCAGAGTGGCAAGCTCGCGCACAACAAGGAGGTGCTGAACAAGAGGAATGCTCAGGTGACCGTGATGGATCGACGTATCGGAGAGCTGAGGGAGCGACTGCAGAAGAAGAGAGCCCAA TTGAGCCGTATGAATGGCGGAggccctccttctcctccaaaTGCCACCGCTCGACCGAGCGGCGGCGTGTCGGGCCGAGTGGCCGCCGTGTGCCCTTACATCCAAGCTGCTCCGGCTGAGGCGGGCGGCAAGCTGTTACCTGACGCCAAAGTCAGTCACACGCGCTCCCTTTCGG ACGAGAACAAGAGTGGCATCAGGAAGCCTCCCAGCCAATGGAAAGTGTCCGATTTAGACACGGTCCTGTCGCAGCCAAATGACTTATGTGGGGGGGCTCCCGAATCTCCCCAGGGGGACAAAGGGAACAACA CTAATGAAGCATCGTGGCCTACCATTGGTAAACATTGGAGGAGCAACAGTGCAGAACAG cATCTCCCTTGCCGTTACGGCACCTACcccagcagcagctgcagcagcagcagccaccaccaccaccagacaGCTGGGAATCAGCGTTCCACCAGCTCCCTGCCTCGATCGGCTCCCGGCACATTGGGATGGCCCCGGCCcagcgctgccgccgccgccgcctcatcttcttcaacctcctcctcctcctcctcacagcAAATCCAACAACGCATTGCCGTCCCTCCAAATTCAAACCAAG GCTCGCAGCCCTTGGCATCTCAGAGCGAGCGGACGGATCCCCCCCCTCCGGCGGTGGCCGTACGTCCTTACGTACCCGAGCACGCGTCCAGACCGCAGTCTCCTCGAAAGGGCCCCGCCTCCATGAACAGCAGCTCCATCTACAGCATGTACCTTCAGCAGCCTCAGGCCAAGAACTACGGCTCGCTCAGCAACAGGAGCGCCGCCACGGTGAAAGCGG TCTACGGGAAACCCATCCTGCCCACTTCCTCGGCGTCTCCGTCCCCTCTTCCTTTTCTCCACGCAGGAATAAAGACAGAAGACAAGGaggttggaggaggaggaggagagcccGGCGGCGATGGGCCAATCCTACCTCCTCCCAGCGTGGACAACATTCCCCGTCCTCTCAGTCCGACGAAGCTCACTCCAGTTG CCCACTCGGCTCAACTGCGCTACCAAAATGACGCTGATCTGGAAGTCCTCCGGCGTCGTCTGAGCAATGCTCCGCGCCCTCTGAAAAAACGAAGTTCCATTACGGAACCTGAGGGCCCGCAAGGGCCAAACATTCAAAAACTACTGTACCAGAG GTTTAACACTTTGGCAGGAGGCATGGAAGGGGGCTCAG CCAGTACTTTCTACCAGCCCGACATGGACGCGATCCACTCAGCCGAGGGGGATGTGGAAGCAGGTGAAAAGCATGCCGGCTTGTCATCAGAGGACGCAGAAGTTCAGAACTTGAACTTGGACCGGCGGCGCTTATcgccccccgccgccgccgccgccactgaGACGGCCGCGGTGGGAGAGGAGAGCAAGAAGGTCTCTCCGTCTCCACAAAGCCACCTTCCCTCGACCCCCAATAAATGGGAAGATCAGAACAATAACAATGAGAGCGGTTCTTGTTGGGCCCACGGCGTGACGAGTCGGGCCTCACCTTCGCCCTCACCGCCGCCCGGCCCGCCTTCAAGGCCCAAG GTGAAGCGAAGCAATTTGAAAAAGCCGTCATCGGAGCGCACGGGCCACGGTCTGAGAGTCAAGTTCAACCCCCTGGCTCTGCTGCTCGATGCGTCCTTAGAAGGAGAGTTTGATCTGGTGCAGAGAATTATCTACGAG GTGGAAAATCCCAGTATGCCAAACGATGAAGGCATTACTCCGCTTCACAACGCTGTGTGTGCTGGCCACCACCACATTGTCAAGTTCCTGCTGGACTTTGGAGTCAATGTCAATGCAGCGGACAGTGATGGATG GACGCCTCTGCACTGTGCCGCTTCGTGTAACAGCGTCCACCTGTGTAAAATGCTGGTGGAATCAGGGACAGCCATTTTTGCCCAAACAATCAGTGACGTTGAAACGGCAGCAGACAAATGTGAAGAAATGGAAGAAGGTTACGCGCAGTGTTCGCAGTTCCTTTACG GTGTCCAGGAGAAGTTGGGTGTGATGAACAAAGGCTCGGTGTACGCGTTGTGGGACTACACGGCCCAGCGGCCCGACGAACTGACCTTCGGCGAGGGCGACGCCCTGACCGTGCTGCGACGGCGCGACGACACCGAGACAGAGTGGTGGTGGGCTCGACTGGACGACGGCGAGGGATACGTTCCCAGGAACCTGCTCGGG CTATATCCAAGGATCAAACCCAGACAACGCTCCCTGGCCTAA